One genomic region from Prunus persica cultivar Lovell chromosome G3, Prunus_persica_NCBIv2, whole genome shotgun sequence encodes:
- the LOC18783040 gene encoding universal stress protein A-like protein, with protein sequence MGGEPTRIMLAVNESTIKGYPHASISSRKAFEWTLHKIVRSNTSGFKLLFLHVQVPDEDGFDDMDSVYASPEDFKNLRNRDRAKGLHLLEFFVERCHAIGVGCEAWIKKGDPKEVICHEVKRVQPDFLVVGCRGLGPFQRVFVGTVSEFCVKHAECPVITIKRSAEETPQDPVDD encoded by the exons ATGGGGGGTGAGCCAACTCGGATAATGCTGGCAGTGAACGAGTCGACGATCAAGGGGTACCCGCACGCCTCCATAAGCAGCAGAAAGGCCTTCGAGTGGACTCTGCATAAGATCGTCCGCTCCAACACCTCTGGCTTCAAGCTCCTCTTCCTTCATGTCCAAGTCCCTGACGAAGACG GTTTTGATGACATGGATAGTGTCTATGCATCACCTGAGGATTTCAAAAATCTGAGGAATAGAGACCGCGCCAAAGGGCTTCATCTGCTGGAGTTTTTTGTTGAAAGATGTCATGCAATTGGG GTTGGTTGTGAAGCATGGATAAAAAAAGGGGATCCCAAGGAAGTAATCTGTCATGAGGTGAAGCGTGTGCAGCCTGACTTTCTGGTTGTGGGCTGCCGGGGTCTTGGTCCTTTCCAGAG GGTTTTTGTTGGGACAGTGAGTGAATTTTGCGTGAAGCATGCTGAGTGCCCTGTGATCACAATCAAGCGCAGCGCAGAGGAAACACCTCAGGATCCTGTTGATGACTGA
- the LOC18781785 gene encoding serine/threonine-protein kinase ATM gives MGAAPTRSTAVEGGSASALEPPKGSDAEENTIVEAINGSGGTQPGPGGSGRESSVGDVGSSRVGEVVKTQVVEPKSSTERSFGDLNVGLSDTEEGGLVESSLLKLRGDEGSVEKLESFSSKEKKAVTDATMAMASVNGGVEENGSSLDEFEEYQDGKHEIIEGKTGVNGGRADENDSFLDEIEEDPDGKPEITEDMGDEGHEFSVGDFVWGKIKSHPWWPAQICDPSDASEYAVKLKYKDRLLVAYFGDGTFAWCHPSQLKPFEENFQEMSKQSSSKAFVNAVQQAVDEIGRLVKLKMSCGCVKKEFLSDISQPLALNAGIKEGVVVPEGKVGKFLGHLSESANLLAELKHASQVTSVSSVLELTVLKSCLSAFYFSKGGYQLPVFYEAQPIPGLEDDEKAVEVPVQGPFEDWLSSPGGAKTGQTDQTFSRSSPKILEDRQYQRRKQKSIADLMGGDDDIQAKTKDGGIMANEGAVSEKPEQKKRKGSESHDESNLSSDVVKRKLRLSKSPTSTLTKKILSVENDCSGSKEEGNKGRLSRRRKKDESFGMDSDDGKMKEETGDSPLSRDGELRSGGLQSDMKDQIDNRPLSRERKKSKYLSPPFTNLNMVKRMRDIEIESEVSNENQLGERATSNLIGSPHMLNCCTEKLKKKHTTELSPKAPAEDEEKSIDPLKANASASLVISELRSAALNPSYPIKRKSFEIFRDFMAIFRDSIYRNGSNYELYKNRQPHRKRKNLISEPGSLGKDQSQTAENLRDSESGHKKIKKSSDKPIGKHATGTPDLKTRRKKRDEKASPASLFVTFGPGSSLPTKADLIKIYSKFGELNEMETEMFYNNFCARVSFLRISDAEEAFNHSQNDSPFGASNVNFRLHNLSTASKVRELSEISNSPPAKSRGKTRSQPVGTNSQPPVDGEASQLDFIRHKLEKLTSMLDNSDGKVSAVTKSKLESEIKELLETVSTMVESSS, from the coding sequence ATGGGAGCGGCCCCAACACGATCTACAGCCGTAGAGGGGGGTTCAGCTTCTGCTCTTGAACCACCTAAAGGTTCAGATGCAGAGGAGAACACGATCGTCGAAGCTATCAACGGCTCGGGCGGAACCCAGCCCGGTCCAGGGGGGTCCGGTCGAGAGAGCTCTGTTGGTGATGTGGGTAGCAGTAGGGTCGGTGAAGTGGTCAAGACTCAGGTGGTTGAGCCCAAAAGTTCGACTGAGAGAAGTTTTGGGGACCTGAATGTTGGTCTCTCGGATACTGAGGAGGGTGGGCTTGTAGAGTCGAGTTTGCTGAAACTGAGAGGGGATGAGGGTAGTGTTGAAAAGTTGGAGTCTTTTTCGAGTAAGGAGAAAAAGGCGGTGACGGATGCTACTATGGCTATGGCTAGTGTGAACGGAGGGGTTGAAGAAAATGGGAGTTCTTTGGATGAATTTGAAGAATACCAAGATGGGAAACATGAGATCATTGAGGGTAAGACTGGTGTGAATGGAGGAAGGGCTGACGAGAATGATAGTTTTTTGGATGAGATTGAGGAAGACCCAGATGGGAAACCTGAGATCACTGAGGACATGGGTGACGAGGGACATGAGTTTTCTGTGGGAGATTTTGTGTGGGGTAAGATTAAGAGCCATCCATGGTGGCCTGCCCAGATTTGTGATCCTTCTGATGCGTCAGAGTATGCAgtgaaattgaaatataaGGACAGACTCCTTGTTGCTTATTTTGGGGACGGCACATTTGCTTGGTGCCATCCGTCGCAATTAAAACCCTTTGAGGAAAATTTTCAGGAGATGTCGAAGCAGAGTAGTTCCAAGGCTTTTGTTAATGCCGTGCAGCAGGCTGTGGATGAGATTGGAAGACTTGTGAAGTTGAAGATGAGTTGTGGCTGCGTAAAGAAAGAGTTTTTGAGTGATATTAGTCAACCCTTGGCATTGAATGCTGGAATTAAAGAAGGAGTTGTTGTGCCTGAAGGTAAAGTTGGGAAGTTTTTGGGTCATTTATCTGAATCAGCAAACCTTCTTGCTGAGTTGAAGCATGCTTCCCAAGTTACATCCGTGAGTAGTGTGCTTGAGCTCACTGTGTTAAAGAGTTGTCTGtctgcattttatttttcaaaagggGGGTATCAATTGCCTGTATTCTATGAAGCCCAGCCAATTCCTGGTCTTGAGGATGATGAGAAGGCAGTGGAAGTGCCTGTCCAAGGGCCATTTGAAGACTGGCTTTCTTCTCCCGGAGGTGCAAAGACTGGCCAAACTGATCAAACATTTTCGCGAAGTTCACCTAAAATTTTGGAGGATAGGCAATATCAAAGAAGGAAGCAGAAAAGCATTGCTGATCTTATGGGAGGGGACGATGATATTCAGGCGAAAACTAAGGATGGCGGGATTATGGCTAATGAGGGAGCTGTATCAGAGAAACCAGAGCAGAAGAAGCGGAAAGGCAGTGAGAGTCATGATGAGAGTAATTTGTCTTCTGATGTAGTAAAGAGAAAGCTCAGACTCTCAAAGTCACCAACAAGCActcttaccaaaaaaattctgaGTGTTGAAAATGATTGTAGTGGCAGCAAGGAAGAAGGTAACAAGGGTCGGTTATCAAGGAGACGGAAGAAGGATGAGAGTTTTGGCATGGATAGTGATGATGGTAAGATGAAAGAAGAAACTGGTGACAGCCCTCTTTCAAGAGATGGGGAACTGCGCAGTGGTGGTTTACAAAGTGATATGAAAGACCAAATTGACAACCGCCCCTTGTCGagggaaaggaaaaagagcaAGTACTTGTCGCCTCCTTTCACAAATCTTAACATGGTGAAAAGGATGCGAGACATAGAAATAGAATCTGAAGTTTCTAATGAAAATCAGTTAGGGGAGCGGGCTACTTCTAACCTTATTGGGTCCCCTCATATGTTGAATTGCTGCACggagaaattaaagaagaaacaCACTACAGAACTCAGTCCTAAAGCACCAGCAGAAGATGAGGAGAAGAGCATTGATCCACTGAAAGCTAATGCATCAGCTAGTCTAGTGATATCTGAACTCCGCTCTGCAGCTCTTAATCCATCATATCCAATCAAAAGGAAATCCTTTGAGATTTTTAGGGACTTTATGGCCATATTCAGAGACTCAATTTATCGCAATGGCTCCAACTACGAACTTTACAAGAACCGCCAACCTCATAGGAAGAGAAAGAATTTAATATCTGAGCCTGGGTCACTGGGGAAAGACCAAAGTCAAACCGCAGAAAATCTACGTGACAGTGAATCTGGGcacaagaaaatcaagaagaGCTCTGATAAGCCTATAGGAAAGCATGCTACTGGAACACCGGATTTGAAGACAAGGCGGAAGAAGAGGGATGAGAAAGCTTCACCTGCATCCCTTTTTGTGACATTTGGCCCTGGTTCCTCTCTGCCCACGAAAGCTGATCTTATCAAGATATATAGTAAATTTGGAGAGCTGAATGAAATGGAAACTGAGATGTTCTACAACAATTTCTGCGCTCGGGTTTCCTTCTTAAGGATCTCTGATGCGGAAGAAGCCTTCAACCATTCGCAAAATGACAGTCCCTTTGGCGCTTCCAATGTCAACTTCCGGCTCCACAATCTCTCGACTGCTTCAAAGGTTCGTGAACTGAGTGAAATATCCAATTCTCCTCCAGCTAAGTCCAGGGGCAAGACCAGAAGTCAGCCAGTAGGAACAAACTCACAGCCCCCTGTTGATGGTGAGGCGTCACAACTCGACTTCATTCGGCATAAACTTGAGAAGTTGACCTCGATGCTGGACAATTCGGATGGGAAAGTGTCAGCTGTAACGAAATCCAAGTTGGAGAGTGAGATAAAAGAGTTATTGGAGACGGTAAGCACAATGGTTGAATCTTCATCTTAG
- the LOC18782258 gene encoding uncharacterized protein LOC18782258: MDEINPPRSSRKRGTSSDHQGDTSSAARPTTPRESRYAVDDAGDRIECSGKYCKSCSGALIADCVALCCCPCALLNLLTLAFVKVPWMVGRKCLGLGKSKGQKRKSKRKCSSIDDDDDHHHRCEVERKEEERMPEISSDQMECVSARLEAERVWLELYQIGHLGFGRVSFSGMQSLGKAN; the protein is encoded by the coding sequence ATGGACGAGATTAACCCACCTCGGTCGTCACGTAAACGCGGGACGTCATCCGATCATCAGGGCGACACATCCTCAGCGGCAAGACCCACAACCCCAAGGGAGAGCCGGTACGCCGTGGATGACGCGGGGGACCGGATAGAGTGCTCTGGCAAGTATTGCAAGTCATGCAGCGGCGCTTTGATAGCCGACTGCGTGGCACTCTGCTGCTGCCCATGCGCTTTGCTGAATCTTCTCACTCTTGCCTTCGTTAAAGTGCCCTGGATGGTGGGCAGGAAGTGTTTGGGACTGGGGAAATCCAAAGGGCAAAAGCGTAAAAGCAAGAGAAAATGCAGCAgtattgatgatgatgatgatcatcatcatcggTGTGAGGtggagagaaaagaagaggaaagaatgcCAGAAATTTCATCAGACCAAATGGAGTGTGTGAGTGCCAGGCTGGAGGCAGAGAGGGTTTGGTTAGAATTGTACCAGATTGGTCATCTGGGTTTTGGTAGGGTGTCTTTCAGTGGTATGCAATCTCTGGGTAAGGCCAATTAG